The following is a genomic window from Penaeus chinensis breed Huanghai No. 1 chromosome 7, ASM1920278v2, whole genome shotgun sequence.
TTTTTATGAGTGTTAGCATCGTCTTCATAACCAGTGGATTATTATTTATGGTATTACATGTTATAATCATCGGAATACTTTTTGATATgcttcattactttcatcatcattgtcgttactttcattattactaggtCTGccactatcaacatcaccatgATTATAAAGACGTGAGCATCAGTACtagatcttcatcttcatccctattatcaccataaatttttttaaattctgaagATCCATGATCTCATTCCTTCATCATTTTTCACTTAATGACAACTTTAACACCTATAAGCTTCTCAATCATCATAACAGTCGCTATAAGAGATATCAAAGCACGTAACTTAAAACGCCATTATTCTCCTCATTAACACAATTATCGCTAAGAGTTCCATTAACGAAAGACAATTGGCATTTCTTACTTCGACAGCTGACTACCGTTCACGTGACCTAATCTGTGAGTGAACTTTCATAATCCGCTGATTGGCTATGGGGTAAGGCCCGTTTTTTGCGTGCGAGCCATTACTTTTGCGCGCGACACTGACGTGAAAGTGGAAAATTATAGGACCTGTCTTGTCCATATTTTAAagcctctcctctcttatcttgttttctgttttttttatttattattatttttttttgtttgtttgtttctttcttctaaacctttcctttcgttttcttttttttacctctctgaCATGTTCGTTCCTAGATATTGAAAGGACGTATTTTGTTTTCGTCGTCCGGTTACATATAACCATCCAGTTAATGATTCATCATGTTAGGAGGGAACTTTCATTGAAAATCGTGCAACAGGATCCAAAACATTAGGCAATCATTATAGCGGAGAGAGCCTTTACGGGACGGATTATTCCTTCATTATTTTTGGAAGGAGTGATCGTGCAAAAGCTCTATTGTGGACAGAGCTTCATTCTCTCATAACGGGGAGAGGAATCGTTCATGTGGGAACTTAAAGAGCATGAAATActtccatttcattattttcgaGAGGGATTATTTATGTTGTTCAATAATAAATGTTCTAAACAGCAGTGCGACAGACATTTTTTTAAAAGTATGAGTAGAatattgtttaattatatatatatatatgtgtgtgtgtgtgtgtgtgtgtgtgtgtgtgtgtatatttatatatatatatgtatatatatgcatatatatatatatatatacaaactcgaATTTTAAGAATATGAGAGGAATAcaatactataaaaaaatatcatgactgtaacaataatgatcttaTTGACTGTACTCATAGTAATcccagtaataatgaaaaaaaggtgaTAACAATGTAAAAAGTGTAGAAAGCAATAACATTTAATAGGATTACCGCGACAGCAACAGAGAAGAACTCTCTTGAGATCGTATTGTAAAAACTTTCATGGAACTAAGATTGTAATCGTATtactgataatgaataataactctGCCGATAAtcaaacaacaaagaaagcaaTGAAAGAATGTGATGATATAGTTCATGATTATTATACTACTCCTTATGATAAGAGTGATGAcgggataatgatggaaataatgataattaaaaatgatgaCGTTGATAGTAATGAAGAAATTGTACAGTCCTAGTCGTAATAGTATTGCAgtggtaaataataatgatgataataataataataataatagaataataacaataaataataataatgataataataatagtaatgatgatgatgattgtaataaaaataataataatgataataataattataataataataataataataaaagtaattataaaacatctaataataatgataataatgataagagtaaccatggtgataataataacattaataatgataataatgataataacaaaaacaataaaaattatgataatagtaatgataataataataatgatgataataatgataataataataataataagaattataatagtgataacactaatgataacaacgataatgataataataataatgataatgataataataataataatgataatgataataaaaataaagatgatggtaatgataataatgataatagtaataacagcaatgataatgataataataagagtgacaataatacaaataataataataatattaatcatgataaagataatcatgttaatagtgacaataattattattctttaaaaataataataatgaggacaatgataataataacaataacaacaacagcagcaataatgacaataatgattgtagtaacaataaaaccattatcaccatttgtatttaataaaaatgttaaattgttataataacaacaataataacaataataataacagcaataatgaaaatgataataatgataatgataatttcaacgacaatgataacacgAACAGCTATAGTAACAACCAAAAAAGTATAAAAGCAGAGAATTTTATCGTTAGAATCTTTAAGAAATCGACAGAGGAAAACTTGGTAAGGGGAAGAAATCGACAGGAAAAACAATTGATAAAAACAGAGGAAATTATCACTAGAATCTTTACGAAATCGACCGAGAAAAACGATAGAGATAATGGGAAGAAATACATCAATGATAACACGGACAATAACATTAGTACAGTTACAGTGAAAATGCAGTTAACGATACAAGAATACAGTACCGTGTATTAAGAGCACAGCAATATAATGTAGCCACTGACAGCATCACAACCGCANNNNNNNNNNNNNNNNNNNNNNNNNNNNNNNNNNNNNNNNNNNNNNNNNNNNNNNNNNNNNNNNNNNNNNNNNNNNNNNNNNNNNNNNNNNNNNNNNNNNCCCATGTAGTGCACAAGCCCGTCCTGGTGCACAAACCCTTCGTGGAGCACCGCCCCGTCGTCGTGCAGAAGCCCATCATTGTGCACCACAAGCCAGTCGTGCACCACGTGCAGGAGTGGAAGCTGGTGACCGTGCCGAAGGTGACATATGAGGCCGTGTACAGCCGCCCTGCTCCCGAAAGCGgcaagggcaaaggcaaaggcaagggCTTTGGCGGTTTCGGCGGATTTGGCGGCTTCGGCGGTAAGGGAGGCAagaagggcggcggcggcggcggtggtggtggcggttaCGGCTTCTGGTAATCTGTAGGGAAGCCAAGTTGCAACATTATCTTGAC
Proteins encoded in this region:
- the LOC125027513 gene encoding probable H/ACA ribonucleoprotein complex subunit 1 (The sequence of the model RefSeq protein was modified relative to this genomic sequence to represent the inferred CDS: added 157 bases not found in genome assembly); translated protein: MKVQVLLSTVLLLAGQACAFGKGGGGGGGYKKGGGDSAPPSYVIHKPFLEHVPHVVHKPVLVHKPFVEHRPVVVQKPIIVHHKPVVHHVQEWKLVTVPKVTYEAVYSRPAPESGKGKGKGKGFGGFGGFGGFGGKGGKKGGGGGGGGGGYGFW